One Lacticaseibacillus rhamnosus genomic window carries:
- a CDS encoding D-2-hydroxyacid dehydrogenase, which yields MKKILMYSVRPDEQPAIDDWVAANDIQVDTNTVAFNADTVDLAKGYDGVVIQQHGAIPEPLVYQKLKSFGMKQLTLRITGYDIVNLDAAAANGLAVTNVPAYSPRSVAELVLAHAMRLIRHLGEATAREAKDDYSWGGLEAQEVHQLTIGIIGAGKIGSTVARIFRALGSTVIVADPVTRPELADTVRYVDLDTLLATADIVTVHTPLDDITTHMLDAAAFKKMKKTAYLINAARGPIVDTAALIEALQRGEIAGAALDTIEGEAGIFGVDRSQSGVDNTNLETLKALPNVEISPHIGFYTDAAVKNMIDISLDDVKTILAGGHSPHQVN from the coding sequence ATGAAGAAAATTTTAATGTATAGTGTTCGACCAGACGAACAACCAGCGATTGATGACTGGGTTGCTGCTAATGATATTCAAGTTGATACCAATACCGTTGCCTTCAATGCTGATACGGTTGATCTGGCTAAGGGCTACGATGGGGTTGTCATTCAACAGCATGGCGCCATTCCAGAACCGCTTGTTTATCAGAAGTTGAAGTCATTCGGGATGAAGCAGTTGACTTTGCGGATTACCGGCTATGACATTGTTAATCTCGATGCTGCGGCTGCCAATGGATTGGCCGTGACCAATGTGCCCGCATACTCGCCGCGATCGGTTGCGGAACTGGTTTTGGCTCATGCCATGCGATTGATTCGCCATTTGGGTGAGGCTACGGCGCGCGAAGCCAAAGATGATTATAGCTGGGGTGGTCTGGAAGCGCAGGAAGTTCATCAATTAACGATTGGCATCATTGGCGCTGGCAAAATCGGCAGTACCGTCGCCCGCATTTTTCGCGCCTTAGGATCTACCGTCATCGTGGCTGATCCGGTAACGCGACCTGAATTGGCGGATACGGTTCGTTATGTCGATCTTGACACCTTGCTGGCCACTGCCGATATCGTCACCGTGCACACACCGCTGGACGACATCACCACCCATATGCTTGATGCTGCCGCCTTCAAAAAGATGAAAAAGACGGCTTACTTGATCAATGCAGCCCGCGGACCGATTGTCGATACGGCTGCTTTGATTGAGGCGCTGCAACGTGGTGAGATTGCCGGCGCTGCTTTGGACACAATTGAAGGTGAAGCCGGTATTTTTGGGGTTGATCGCAGCCAATCCGGCGTGGACAATACCAATCTTGAAACTTTAAAGGCTTTGCCGAACGTTGAGATTTCTCCGCATATCGGTTTTTATACGGATGCAGCCGTGAAAAACATGATCGATATTTCATTGGATGACGTCAAAACTATTTTAGCCGGTGGGCATTCACCGCACCAAGTTAATTAA
- a CDS encoding aminotransferase class I/II-fold pyridoxal phosphate-dependent enzyme — protein MALVDRMNHEVRQLKPSDILQFNAEISGIEGIVKLTLGEPDFPTPEHVKAAGIQSIENDESHYTQSKGLPGLRAAASHYLATKYKTSYDPETQILITAGATGGIYSSLTAMLNKGDTVIIPTPIFPLYIPIVLLNGAKPIFIDTSADGFILKPEKLQQAIEANRDTVKAVILNYPTNPTGVTYNRADLSALANVIKQYEIFVLSDEIYSELTYSGTHVSMGEILPDQAIVLNGVSKSHAMTGWRVGITAGPAAIIQQIGKVSEFTITSVTTNAQRAAEEALKNGMEDSQPMKQAYRKRRDFLMKALPEAGLEVPHPDGAFYIFAKLPDRFHDSWKFVYALAREAKVAVIPGASFGPGGEGYVRISYAASMADLKLAAERIKQFMATH, from the coding sequence ATGGCATTAGTCGATCGTATGAATCACGAGGTTCGGCAACTCAAACCGAGCGATATTTTACAATTCAATGCAGAAATTAGCGGTATTGAAGGGATTGTTAAGCTGACATTAGGTGAACCGGATTTTCCGACGCCGGAGCATGTCAAGGCGGCGGGCATCCAATCAATCGAAAATGATGAGAGCCATTATACCCAGAGCAAAGGCTTGCCGGGATTACGAGCTGCGGCAAGCCATTATCTGGCAACGAAATATAAAACCTCCTATGATCCGGAGACGCAGATTTTGATCACAGCTGGGGCCACTGGCGGTATTTATTCGAGTTTAACGGCTATGTTGAACAAAGGCGATACCGTGATTATCCCAACTCCGATTTTTCCTTTATACATCCCAATCGTGTTATTAAACGGAGCAAAACCAATATTTATCGACACTTCGGCGGATGGGTTCATTCTTAAGCCAGAGAAATTACAACAGGCGATTGAAGCCAATCGGGACACGGTTAAAGCGGTGATTCTTAACTACCCGACTAATCCAACTGGGGTGACTTATAATCGCGCGGATCTGAGCGCATTAGCCAACGTCATCAAGCAGTATGAAATTTTTGTCTTAAGCGATGAGATTTACTCAGAATTGACCTACAGTGGGACGCATGTTTCGATGGGCGAGATACTCCCTGATCAAGCAATTGTCCTTAACGGGGTTTCAAAATCCCACGCAATGACCGGCTGGCGCGTTGGGATCACAGCAGGTCCGGCTGCGATTATTCAACAAATCGGCAAGGTTAGCGAGTTTACGATTACCAGCGTCACCACCAATGCCCAGCGCGCGGCTGAAGAGGCGTTAAAAAATGGTATGGAAGATAGTCAGCCGATGAAGCAAGCCTATCGAAAACGGCGTGATTTTCTGATGAAGGCCTTACCGGAAGCCGGCTTGGAAGTTCCTCATCCGGATGGCGCATTTTATATTTTTGCTAAGTTGCCAGACCGGTTCCATGACAGCTGGAAGTTTGTTTATGCGTTGGCACGTGAAGCAAAGGTTGCCGTGATTCCCGGTGCCAGTTTTGGGCCAGGCGGTGAAGGTTATGTGCGGATTTCGTATGCGGCCTCGATGGCGGATTTGAAACTGGCGGCTGAGCGCATTAAGCAGTTTATGGCAACGCATTAG
- a CDS encoding TIGR00266 family protein: MNYTISANNTFPVVQIALQQDETIQIESGSMIYHNGLVELSGHMNSNGKRGLGGLMSAIGRSITSGESFFITTATGKAANAELAIAPGNPGVIKELTLDANHQYRLNTGAFLAMDTSVSYHMASQKVGGALFGGTGGFFIMETAGTGTMLVSAYGDIIPIELDGSHEYVVDNSHVVAWDSQLDYSIQPASGVIGFTTGEGLVNRFTGSGTVYIQTRNIEALANLIQPFIPSNDN, from the coding sequence ATGAACTATACCATCTCGGCCAACAATACGTTTCCGGTTGTGCAGATTGCGCTACAACAAGATGAAACGATCCAGATCGAATCTGGCTCCATGATCTATCACAATGGCTTGGTTGAACTAAGCGGCCACATGAATAGCAATGGCAAACGCGGACTCGGCGGCCTAATGAGTGCGATTGGACGCTCCATAACCAGTGGCGAGAGCTTTTTTATCACAACGGCAACTGGTAAGGCGGCTAACGCTGAATTGGCGATTGCGCCCGGCAACCCCGGCGTTATCAAAGAATTGACGCTCGATGCCAATCATCAATATCGCCTGAATACCGGTGCGTTTTTGGCAATGGACACTTCCGTTAGTTATCACATGGCCAGTCAAAAAGTCGGTGGTGCTTTATTTGGCGGCACTGGCGGATTCTTCATCATGGAAACAGCGGGCACTGGCACCATGCTGGTTTCGGCTTATGGTGACATCATTCCGATCGAACTTGATGGCAGCCATGAATATGTCGTGGATAACAGTCATGTTGTCGCTTGGGACAGCCAGCTGGATTACAGCATCCAGCCGGCTAGTGGTGTCATCGGTTTTACTACCGGTGAAGGTTTAGTCAATCGGTTCACTGGTTCCGGGACCGTCTATATCCAGACTCGGAACATCGAGGCACTGGCTAATTTGATTCAACCATTCATCCCCAGCAATGATAACTGA
- a CDS encoding alpha/beta fold hydrolase, producing MPTKIGLHYNKIGVGKTIYFLHGMGLDGHSMAAFYEPRFTSEERHFARLYPDLPGMGNSPATSALQSADDVLAQVHAFIQATSEGPCYLVGHSYGGYLALGLLARFPNEFSGAFLTAPVVLAEKTARTVAPLKHLISASVTSQSPDFTDYLHMNVVINPSTWRQYQELILLGLKTFNRDFWVAMKNRHAYRLSIESRLSSLIKSPVTLVLGENDNEVGYQDQVVFAHKGAHMTTTVIPNAGHNLMIDAPEAVMTAFHQFLHK from the coding sequence ATGCCAACTAAAATAGGCCTTCACTACAACAAAATTGGGGTTGGGAAAACCATCTACTTTTTACATGGCATGGGGTTAGACGGACACAGCATGGCAGCTTTTTATGAGCCACGTTTTACCAGCGAAGAGCGGCATTTTGCCCGCCTCTATCCGGATTTACCGGGAATGGGAAATTCACCGGCCACGTCAGCATTGCAATCTGCTGATGATGTGTTGGCACAGGTTCATGCTTTCATTCAGGCGACCAGCGAAGGGCCATGTTATCTTGTCGGCCATTCTTACGGTGGCTATCTAGCATTAGGCCTGCTTGCGCGATTTCCTAACGAGTTTTCCGGTGCTTTTTTAACCGCTCCGGTTGTACTCGCGGAGAAAACAGCACGTACGGTTGCGCCACTAAAGCATCTTATTAGTGCGTCAGTAACCAGTCAGTCACCGGATTTTACCGACTATCTACACATGAATGTTGTTATCAATCCTTCAACCTGGCGACAATATCAGGAACTTATCCTGCTAGGGCTTAAAACTTTTAACCGCGATTTCTGGGTTGCCATGAAGAACCGCCATGCTTATCGTCTGTCGATTGAATCACGCTTAAGCAGCCTGATTAAGTCACCAGTTACGCTTGTGTTAGGTGAAAATGACAATGAAGTTGGCTATCAGGATCAAGTGGTCTTTGCCCATAAAGGCGCACACATGACCACAACCGTAATCCCAAACGCCGGTCATAATCTGATGATCGATGCGCCTGAGGCTGTCATGACCGCGTTTCATCAGTTTCTACACAAATAG
- a CDS encoding TetR/AcrR family transcriptional regulator: MASSTKMLETEMKIQQAFMTLMHQEGFGKLSVQQLAKLAGISRGTFYLHYFDKYDLLAHYEDEMIGHVKSIFAHFPKPLQAKRAANPLPERDAFFQLFKYLYRQRDLAVLLLNENQTQLTAKVKQLVVELLRQGGSELVADDRDVPSDYAQEIVSQGVVDLIVYWLNQTPVRSPESVYSIFRTTRHLTPEQLTARI, from the coding sequence ATGGCTAGTAGTACGAAAATGCTTGAAACAGAAATGAAAATTCAGCAGGCGTTTATGACGCTGATGCATCAGGAAGGGTTTGGCAAGTTAAGCGTGCAACAATTAGCCAAGTTGGCCGGCATCAGTCGTGGCACCTTTTATCTGCACTATTTCGATAAGTATGATTTATTGGCGCATTATGAAGATGAAATGATCGGACATGTGAAAAGCATTTTTGCCCATTTTCCCAAACCGCTTCAAGCTAAACGCGCAGCAAACCCGTTACCCGAGCGTGATGCTTTCTTTCAGTTGTTCAAGTATTTGTATCGCCAACGGGATCTGGCCGTTTTACTGTTGAATGAAAATCAAACGCAACTAACCGCGAAAGTGAAGCAATTGGTTGTTGAGTTGTTGCGGCAAGGCGGTAGTGAGTTAGTTGCTGATGATCGTGATGTGCCCAGCGATTATGCTCAGGAGATTGTCAGTCAAGGGGTTGTGGATTTAATTGTTTACTGGCTCAATCAAACGCCGGTTCGCTCACCGGAATCGGTTTACAGCATCTTTCGCACCACACGCCACCTAACGCCTGAACAGTTAACAGCTCGGATATAA
- a CDS encoding YhgE/Pip family protein: protein MLRSEWRYLMQHKMMVVVLVAIALIPAIYCFIYLSSMWDTYGKMDQLPVAIVDHDRPVTYHGKKIAIGQQLTANLTKSTALDFHHVSASTATNRLHRGTYYMVLTIPRNFSKKATTLLTTTPETMPLYFRFNSGQNFIVSKMTTGAATAIKSKVASQVTKLYAGIVLTALHQADTGMTKAATGGQTLTTGAQQLTTGTAQLSTGLNRLATGLQQATKSQGQTNQAVASLNTGVTQLTTAATALAAGSQQLQNGSQTLANQLTIGSQKLASIQTGANNAAALAAPVREVTSDVAKIPNNGTGMAPFAIAIGLYVGGIALGTMYEGFLPHRKPRYALSWWASKASVIGTVGLLQAGLLDISLLAGNHLHVSDHGLFFIAILLGSWLFLSLIFCLRLLLGGFGTWLVSIVLVLQLAGSGGLYPTYLVNGFAKAINEWLPMTYLIDALRSLIATHQAIGTDMAIMIGLIGLFNLLMLFRFQIGLHQSFIEIDATEDA from the coding sequence ATGCTAAGAAGTGAATGGCGTTATCTCATGCAGCACAAAATGATGGTCGTTGTCCTGGTGGCAATTGCGCTCATCCCAGCCATCTATTGTTTTATCTATCTTTCGTCCATGTGGGATACCTATGGCAAGATGGATCAGTTACCGGTCGCCATCGTTGATCATGATCGGCCTGTTACTTACCACGGAAAAAAGATTGCGATTGGCCAGCAGTTAACCGCCAATTTGACCAAATCAACCGCGCTGGATTTTCATCATGTTTCTGCTTCCACTGCGACCAACCGGCTGCACCGGGGCACCTATTACATGGTGTTGACCATCCCGCGTAACTTTTCCAAAAAGGCAACCACCCTACTAACGACCACCCCAGAAACCATGCCGCTTTACTTTCGGTTCAATTCCGGTCAGAACTTCATTGTCTCTAAAATGACCACAGGCGCTGCGACTGCCATCAAATCAAAAGTGGCGAGTCAAGTTACCAAATTATATGCTGGCATTGTGCTAACGGCACTACATCAGGCCGATACCGGCATGACCAAGGCGGCTACCGGCGGCCAAACGTTGACCACCGGCGCTCAACAACTCACAACCGGCACCGCACAACTTAGCACTGGACTAAACCGCCTCGCAACCGGGCTTCAGCAAGCAACCAAAAGTCAGGGACAGACGAATCAAGCAGTGGCTTCCCTCAATACCGGCGTCACCCAATTAACAACTGCCGCCACCGCACTCGCAGCTGGCTCGCAACAGTTACAAAACGGCAGCCAAACTTTAGCCAACCAATTGACAATCGGCAGTCAGAAGCTGGCAAGTATCCAAACTGGGGCGAATAACGCTGCTGCTTTAGCCGCGCCTGTGCGTGAAGTCACGTCGGATGTCGCCAAGATCCCCAACAACGGAACCGGCATGGCGCCTTTTGCCATCGCTATCGGCCTCTATGTCGGCGGAATCGCGCTGGGCACCATGTACGAAGGCTTCCTACCGCATCGTAAACCACGGTACGCACTAAGTTGGTGGGCCAGCAAAGCTTCGGTGATTGGCACAGTTGGCTTATTACAGGCAGGATTGCTTGATATTTCCTTATTAGCTGGTAATCATTTGCACGTCAGCGATCATGGTCTGTTCTTCATTGCCATTCTTCTCGGATCTTGGTTGTTCCTGTCCTTGATTTTCTGTCTCCGCCTGCTGCTTGGCGGTTTCGGAACATGGCTGGTTTCAATCGTCTTGGTCCTTCAGCTAGCTGGCTCAGGTGGGTTATACCCTACTTATTTGGTCAATGGCTTTGCAAAAGCGATCAATGAATGGCTGCCGATGACCTATCTCATTGACGCTTTAAGAAGCTTAATTGCAACTCATCAAGCGATTGGCACCGACATGGCGATCATGATCGGCTTAATCGGTCTATTCAATCTTCTTATGCTCTTCCGTTTTCAGATCGGCTTGCATCAAAGCTTCATCGAAATTGATGCTACTGAAGATGCTTAA